One Plasmodium vivax chromosome 13, whole genome shotgun sequence genomic region harbors:
- a CDS encoding hypothetical protein, conserved (encoded by transcript PVX_086055A): protein MKILEQEINVEFVKNVLTKVDYDVLCQTAKQLGINLLASYTSQHLEDEEFLNSVHHALFKVHIMEATLICPKCNTAFPIKDGIPNMLSGSENQTT from the exons atgaaaatactAGAACAAGAAATTAATGTagagtttgtaaaaaatgttttaaccAAAGTGGACTATGACGTTTTGTGTCAAACGGCCAAACAG CTAGGGATAAATTTGCTAGCTAGCTACACTAGCCAGCACCTTGAGGATGAAGAATTCCTGAACTCAGTTCACCACGCCCTTTTTAAG GTGCACATAATGGAAGCCACGTTAATATGCCCCAAATGCAATACCGCCTTTCCGATAAAAGATG GCATTCCAAACATGCTATCGGGAAGCGAAAACCAAACGACGtga
- a CDS encoding hypothetical protein (encoded by transcript PVX_086050A), giving the protein MVNCVIPRLRRACCFPSENCFSGLKCNSSKKAPRRDKHLAQYDPLSMHPGLYKNWENYLREVIPILGSSVEVNRRGKLKVSQKGRSKAANCAREENDGGKRRRSGGMCIGRCSRGGAKNGTAKGAQRNVRKGGGKVAGNVVDQAAAGRDTQEVSQNKGTQRIFAPSTAKGLDQVKNGHCSSVERIPPKLYVHREEGENERGRNLSVETNLNSSRYRLKSSGDRDIKREGRKKSSFANDSLGYPQRSEREYEEEKRRQEEYIKRINLNGAEKNMLAREIHSQNGKGNTASMSAKSRHTGEGEKYDFLINSNVVKEAKVGASRRLQEVSNNILLRGNIYRIGNRSDTRKGRQNKKNQHEELQMGRRIAPNCRVKTKRKTAKGEPSRLEAFPGVTQRGGSQQRDVHYQTSSGESSLYEISISGEVDINFDSDSCVGGGKSTRSGHSASGSRKEAKREGKGDAKRGEKREAKGEAKRETKREATRETTREVDPKSVPLRKWTNREGGTTVENRERIATREERANQAKCALLSGLNAIQMKGNKNAHACEKGKILLNLKNMPPRKRESSGRFPLGVEPIGGFAHRVMNRRSERTTGAACCEKKCEPVQEMSGAGGGGSGASRSLVGRSGHSGAASPLGGEIPTGVEKKSGGMEKRRSGVDEKRSGVEKKGGGMEKRRNEVEAKWKDRFRKNKPTAKTDEKRKKKKKSSFLTAEDNTTHRTHLHEASSRISERETTISNKRRSSDMRRKAFVEELGDGSSYYDLKKRSLILEDLLKLIKEGEVEIESDASCNELNQFHLKKKGDWITRGGGEERVTQSYNVHIVGGEYQKERGSQLYSRLLHLAPESEDSTSARSSTSAKRSESRKRSSSGKHISSRKHSKSRKRSLQVTTQGNEVANYNFSYPSTHQPGSNISTGKKLTKGGKSGAVQKKDVPEEGAIEGKKKRSASTCYSEEAEMKAKAQMDAEVATLTELINLKSEQNEKLKMCLMMQEGEINLLRKKAQQKQASRKQGKEKNWENTTFYKNLIKAKPSTFMEIILRNNQDVRNGTQTKDTYESTVQAEKCNFAKSFHPCLCTSCAAPGGREDGSFRLNGLSQCGAPAVEMNLPTGAAQTNAPTAAIPTNAPTAAIPTNAPTAAILTNEFPPMESNFKYGENQYAQTCAFSGVPIGGICSYTCCMPGGNFTNLVVEDATSDKSFSHRRNVSCSPAGGATPNGVSGRDKTRGSSLHSSGYHDDRLSGMVGSRNQKGTLPKPKAHEEKRLIKINGKGKFQTRENNHNALAVGGEQASRYESRGNFGTSNCAQLNAKKGEAQHGGYSKQRQNTSRRGSYKVEANYPVTSSTISVRCLPKGKKAATESGRKSCFLSSRNANVAKKGDYHPKKEGLFTKLFSYIRNNSLCNEKKNDNCMRRNKSTSSIVFVKNKELSHRTYDRSLSSACLLNRSVPTANKMNCTNTPYVRAITVCGNMCGRGGNPMADEQREITHSGEQNKVGLNNTHGGRYHSNDGVVTNRVCKEEANKTVVEKGVMRSGCKYVLKGYGETAPGSHSHREIFKTEEKGQLDKELHIKGRDTLLAKNVGLQNGGNTNQLMTCEALGEVKRPIMHNQMAISGDIIEKARLKYYASKKCAKSRDGTGAGEEENKINPPACLNKVGSNSGKKAKGHGGATQLGREIQTKLNKRAPPTKRGNTKRGETKHFANNPPKGDPNSCASGNKKGNKAEVPFKKEDRSVGLAGLARSGDSPNRSNKLWENNKSEKAGKTYKIFVVKKGNDDKCAAKREQDIHLRGRNGEANKNKVNCRGNDRSVSDDRRNDYTNVATTSDSVQTNTMDGYSTCSSEDIYLWEKKKNSKARKKALNAEGVRRGKLNEQIGGGVDAQVVNSNGKLDSSVAHVIEKIILNYKNWNLGGASGGGDDGSDGDNGGDSVNGSDSDNGGDSDSGGDSDSGSNYHDGKRSGEAGSGCFKQGDLPDSHTCKKKKKKNSHFELNGERVKAQTISLKKTGGAYTTLGRQRTNEDLHVHTNAQEKKKKSQDVKNVLCASSQSSYPEPKIFFLKNDESCIIVEYPNVKYLVKCS; this is encoded by the coding sequence ATGGTAAATTGCGTTATCCCCCGACTAAGGAGGGCCTGCTGTTTTCCGAGCGAGAACTGCTTCTCCGGTTTGAAATGCAACAGCTCAAAGAAAGCCCCCAGGAGGGACAAGCATTTGGCGCAATACGATCCGCTGAGTATGCACCCTGGGTTGTACAAGAACTGGGAAAATTACCTGAGGGAAGTGATCCCCATTTTGGGCTCCTCCGTTGAAGTTAACAGAAGAGGGAAATTGAAGGTgtcgcaaaaggggagaagtaaAGCTGCCAATTGCGCTAGAGAGGAGAATGacggggggaagaggcggaGAAGTGGGGGGATGTGTATTGGAAGGTGCTCTCGAGGGGGAGCTAAAAATGGAACCGCAAAAGGGGCGCAGAGGAATGTGCGCAAAGGTGGGGGGAAGGTAGCTGGAAATGTTGTAGACCAAGCCGCTGCAGGAAGGGACACCCAAGAGGTGAGCCAAAACAAAGGGACACAGAGAATCTTCGCCCCCTCAACTGCCAAAGGATTAGACCAAGTGAAAAACGGACATTGCAGTTCAGTTGAGAGAATTCCCCCCAAACTGTACGTACATAGGGAAGAGGGTGAAAATGAAAGAGGCAGAAACTTATCAGTGGAGACCAATCTAAACAGCAGCAGGTACAGACTTAAAAGTAGTGGAGATAGAGACATCAAAcgggaggggagaaaaaaaagcagctttGCTAATGACTCACTTGGTTACCCGCAGCGCAGCGAAAGAGAatacgaagaggaaaaaaggaggcaggaagagtatataaaaagaattaaccTCAACGGTGCAGAGAAAAACATGCTGGCTAGAGAAATACActcgcaaaatgggaaaggaaATACTGCTTCCATGTCTGCAAAAAGTAGACACAcaggagagggagaaaagtacgattttttaattaactcAAATGTTGTGAAAGAAGCCAAGGTAGGAGCCAGTAGAAGACTCCAGGAAGTgtcaaataatattttgctcAGGGGGAACATCTATAGAATTGGAAACAGAAGCGACACGAGAAAAGGgaggcaaaataaaaagaaccAACATGAGGAGCTGCAGATGGGTAGAAGGATAGCCCCCAACTGCAGAGTGAAGACGAAGAGAAAAACAGCAAAGGGGGAACCGAGCCGTCTAGAAGCATTTCCCGGGGTGACtcaaagaggaggaagccaaCAGAGAGACGTGCACTACCAGACCTCTTCAGGGGAAAGTTCCCTGTATGAAATTTCCATATCGGGAGAAGTGGACATAAACTTTGACTCAGACTCGTGTGTGGGGGGTGGCAAGTCGACCAGAAGTGGGCATAGTGCGAGTGGGTCCAGGAAGGAGGCAAAGAGGGAAGGTAAGGGGGATGCTAAGAGGGGAGAAAAGAGGGAAGCCAAAGGAGAAGCTAAGAGGGAAACTAAGAGAGAAGCTACGAGAGAAACTACGAGGGAGGTTGATCCCAAATCTGTTCCTTTGAGGAAGTGGACAAACCGGGAAGGAGGCACGACGGTGGAGAACCGCGAAAGGATAGCCACTCGTGAGGAACGCGCGAACCAGGCCAAATGTGCCCTTTTATCGGGGCTGAATGCCATCCAAAtgaagggaaataaaaacgcacatgcgtgtgaaaaaggaaagattcttctcaatttgaaaaatatgccACCAAGGAAGAGGGAAAGCAGTGGACGGTTTCCACTTGGGGTAGAACCCATTGGGGGGTTCGCACACAGAGTGATGAACAGGAGGAGCGAACGAACTACTGGTGCTGCGTGCTGTGAGAAGAAATGTGAGCCAGTTCAGGAGATGAGCGGTGCGGGTGGCGGTGGCAGCGGCGCTTCGAGGAGTCTCGTCGGACGAAGTGGGCACAGCGGAGCGGCGTCCCCTCTGGGGGGAGAAATACCCACcggagtggaaaaaaagagcggCGGGATGGAAAAAAGGCGCAGCGGAGTGGACGAAAAGCGCAGcggagtggaaaaaaaaggcggcgGGATGGAAAAAAGACGCAACGAAGTGGAAGCCAAATGGAAAGACCGCTtcagaaaaaacaaacccACTGCAAAGACGGacgagaaaaggaaaaaaaaaaaaaaaagttccttCTTAACGGCAGAGGACAACACCACACATAGGACCCACTTACACGAAGCGAGCAGCAGAATTAGCGAAAGGGAAACCACCATCTCGAACAAGCGAAGAAGTAGCGACATGAGGAGAAAAGCATTCGTGGAGGAGTTAGGCGACGGTTCCTCATATTATGATTTGAAAAAGCGCAGTTTAATTTTGGAGGACCTTCTAAAATTGATTAAAGAGGGGGAGGTAGAAATCGAATCTGACGCAAGCTGCAACGAGCTTAATCAGtttcatttgaaaaaaaaaggggattgGATAACTCGAGGGGGGGGCGAAGAAAGGGTGACCCAAAGTTATAACGTGCACATAGTAGGGGGGGAGTatcaaaaggaaagaggAAGCCAACTGTACAGTCGGCTGCTACACCTCGCACCCGAGTCAGAGGACAGCACCAGTGCGAGGAGCAGCACAAGTGCGAAGCGCAGCGAAAGTAGGAAGCGCAGCTCAAGTGGGAAGCACATCTCAAGTAGGAAGCACAGCAAAAGTAGGAAGCGCAGCTTACAAGTGACCACGCAAGGCAATGAAGTGGCAAATTACAATTTTAGCTACCCGAGCACTCACCAACCTGGCTCGAACATCTCGACTGGGAAGAAGctcaccaaagggggaaaaagtgGAGCTGTTCAAAAGAAAGACGTGCCCGAGGAGGGCGCAAtagaggggaagaaaaagcggAGCGCATCTACATGCTACTCAGAGGAGGCAGAAATGAAGGCCAAGGCACAGATGGACGCAGAAGTGGCAACCCTAACCGAGttgataaatttaaaaagcgaACAAAACGAGAAGCTAAAAATGTGTTTGATGATGCAGGAGGGTGAAATTAATTTGCTGCGCAAAAAGGCGCAACAGAAACAGGCAAGCAGAAAacaagggaaggaaaaaaattgggaaaacaccactttttacaaaaatttaataaaggCTAAACCGTCTACATTTATGGAGATCATTCTGAGGAACAACCAAGACGTTAGGAACGGCACGCAGACGAAGGACACATACGAGTCCACCGTGCAGGCGGAAAAATGTAACTTTGCCAAATCGTTTCATCCTTGCTTGTGTACCAGTTGTGCTGCTCCAGGTGGAAGGGAAGATGGTTCTTTTCGCCTGAATGGTCTCAGCCAGTGTGGGGCACCCGCTGTCGAGATGAATCTCCCCACAGGTGCTGCCCAAACGAACGCCCCCACAGCCGCTATCCCAACGAATGCCCCCACAGCCGCTATCCCAACGAATGCCCCCACAGCCGCTATCCTAACAAACGAATTTCCCCCCATGGAATCGAATTTTAAATATGGGGAGAATCAATATGCACAAACTTGCGCATTTAGTGGAGTACCCATTGGGGGGATCTGCTCCTACACCTGTTGCATGCCTGGTGGGAATTTCACAAATCTGGTCGTCGAGGATGCAACAAGTGACAAGTCGTTTTCGCATCGGCGGAACGTTTCTTGTTCTCCAGCAGGGGGGGCAACGCCAAATGGTGTCTCGGGAAGGGACAAGACGAGGGGGTCCAGCCTGCACTCAAGCGGTTACCACGATGACAGGTTAAGCGGCATGGTAGGGAGTAGGAACCAGAAGGGCACACTGCCCAAGCCTAAGGCACACGAAGAGAAAAGGCTAATCAAAATAAACGGAAAGGGAAAGTTCCAAACGAGAGAGAACAACCATAACGCACTTGCGGTGGGGGGTGAACAGGCCTCGAGATATGAGAGTAGGGGAAATTTCGGAACCTCGAACTGTGCCCAGTtgaacgcaaaaaagggtgaGGCACAACATGGGGGGTATTCAAAACAGAGGCAAAATACAAGTAGGAGGGGTAGCTACAAAGTGGAGGCTAACTACCCAGTTACATCCAGCACCATAAGTGTTAGGTGTCTCCCTAAAGGTAAAAAAGCTGCAACCGAGTCGGGGAGAAAAAGCTGCTTCCTTTCTTCAAGAAATGCCAACgtagccaaaaaaggggattatCACCCCAAGAAGGAAGGCCTTTTCACGAAGCTTTTTTCCTACATAAGGAATAACAGCCTCtgtaacgaaaaaaaaaatgacaactgTATGAGGAGAAATAAATCGACCAGCTCAATcgtttttgtgaaaaataagGAGTTGTCTCATCGGACGTATGACAGGTCTCTCTCCTCCGCATGTTTGCTTAATAGAAGTGTACCCACtgcgaacaaaatgaattgtaCTAACACCCCGTACGTTCGTGCCATCACTGTGTGTGGAAATATGTGCGGACGAGGGGGTAACCCGATGGCGGACGAGCAAAGAGAAATAACCCATTCaggggaacaaaataaagttgGACTAAATAACACACATGGAGGTAGGTACCACTCGAATGATGGCGTTGTGACGAACCGAGTTTGCAAAGAGGAGGCGAACAAAACAGTTGTGGAAAAGGGCGTGATGAGAAGCGGTTGTAAATATGTGCTAAAAGGATATGGTGAAACTGCACCGGGGTCCCATTCCCATcgtgaaatttttaaaactgaGGAAAAAGGACAACTTGATAAGGAATTGCATATTAAGGGAAGGGACACATTGTTAGCAAAGAATGTGGggcttcaaaatgggggaaataCCAACCAGCTGATGACTTGCGAGGCGTTAGGCGAGGTGAAACGCCCCATAATGCACAACCAAATGGCAATTAGTGGTGACATCATCGAGAAGGCAAGACTGAAATATTATGCGTCGAAGAAGTGCGCAAAGAGTAGAGACGGGACGGGcgcgggggaggaggaaaataaaataaacccACCCGCGTGCCTCAACAAGGTGGGTAGTAACAGCGGAAAGAAGGCAAAGGGACACGGGGGCGCCACACAACTGGGGAGAGAGATCCAAACGAAGCTGAACAAGCGTGCACCTcccacaaaaaggggcaataccaaaaggggagaaacaaaACATTTCGCAAACAACCCTCCCAAGGGGGACCCAAACAGCTGCGCTAGCGGTAACAAAAAGGGTAACAAAGCTGAAGTTCCTTTTAAGAAAGAGGACCGTTCGGTTGGATTGGCAGGCTTGGCTCGTTCAGGCGACTCACCAAACCGCAGCAACAAACTATGGGAAAATAACAAATCAGAAAAGGCGGGTAAGACTTACAAAATTTTCGTcgtgaaaaaggggaacgaTGATAAGTGCGccgcaaaaagggagcaagACATCCATTTAAGGGGGCGCAATGGTGAGgcaaacaaaaacaaagttAACTGTCGGGGGAATGACCGCTCCGTTAGTGACGACAGAAGGAACGACTACACAAATGTGGCGACCACCTCTGACAGTGTCCAAACAAACACCATGGACGGTTACTCCACTTGCTCCAGTGAGGATATATACTtgtgggaaaagaaaaaaaacagcaaggCGCGGAAGAAGGCCCTTAATGCTGAGGGTGTAAGGAGGGGTAAACTGAATGAACAAATCGGCGGGGGGGTTGATGCGCAGGTGGTGAATTCAAACGGAAAGTTGGACAGTTCGGTCGCGCATGTAATTGAGAAAATAATTctgaattataaaaattggaatCTGGGGGGGGCCAGCGGCGGCGGCGACGATGGCAGTGATGGTGACAATGGCGGTGACAGCGTCAATGGTAGCGATAGTGACAACGGTGGTGACAGTGACAGCGGAGGGGACAGCGACAGTGGAAGCAACTACCACGACGGCAAACGAAGTGGAGAAGCTGGCAGCGGCTGCTTCAAGCAGGGCGACCTGCCTGACTCACAcacttgcaaaaaaaaaaaaaaaaaaaatagccattttGAGCTAAATGGGGAAAGAGTAAAGGCGCAAACGATAAGCTTAAAAAAGACAGGCGGTGCGTACACCACCCTGGGAAGACAGCGTACAAATGAAGatttacatgtgcatacaaacgcacaggaaaagaaaaaaaaaagccaagaTGTTAAGAATGTGTTGTGTGCAAGTAGCCAATCGAGTTATCCTGAgccaaaaatatttttcctcaaaaatgatgagtCCTGTATAATTGTGGAGTATCCCAACGTCAAATATTTGGTCAAATGCTcttaa
- a CDS encoding hypothetical protein, conserved (encoded by transcript PVX_086060A): MKRYILNNNTFCNTKKAKVACHCDGELNAKGCTTVPVFFDLNKISCKKVEDDIEQKKKLDRLYFFHIEENGKRRKINFLNFFNEFDGRDTPSRHCGASPSDAAPCPAPSTTQPISYSRGETGTIKVSSHTHVDHSSSPSKQEPNLLKSESPHFDTVEDEESCRNKKYNQIKNKYYEKINHLLKQVHMNQIARRNSSGSKGMHPCEDANAKQCV, encoded by the coding sequence atgaaaagatatATCCTCAATAACAACACATTTTGTAACACGAAAAAGGCCAAAGTGGCGTGCCATTGTGACGGCGAATTAAACGCTAAAGGATGCACGACCGTGCCAGTTTTTTTTGACCTTAATAAAATCTCTTGCAAAAAGGTGGAAGATGACatagagcaaaaaaaaaaattagatagATTGTATTTCTTTCACATAgaagaaaatggaaagagaagaaaaataaattttttgaatttcttCAACGAATTCGATGGGCGCGACACACCCAGTCGTCACTGCGGCGCGTCGCCGAGTGACGCTGCTCCCTGCCCTGCACCCAGCACGACACAGCCCATCAGCTACTCCAGGGGCGAAACAGGCACCATAAAAGTGAGCAGCCACACACATGTGGATCATAGCAGCAGCCCAAGTAAGCAGGAACCCAATTTACTAAAAAGTGAATCCCCCCATTTCGACACCgtagaagatgaagaaagttgtagaaacaaaaaatacaatcaaataaaaaataagtattatGAAAAGATAAACCATTTGTTGAAACAGGTGCATATGAACCAAATTGCCAGAAGGAACAGCAGCGGTAGTAAGGGTATGCATCCCTGCGAGGATGCCAATGCAAAGCAGTGTGTGTGA